In the Sulfobacillus thermosulfidooxidans DSM 9293 genome, GGACTTGGTCTGGTCCATCAAATTCCTCTTCCGGTGCCAAACCCTCAGGCCACCACAACTTTTCGTCGTCGTACTGCGGCACCACCCAACAGATTTCTTGCTCGGCTGATTCAATAAGCACATGCAGCAAATGTAAATCTTGCTGGTGCGCATGATCAGGTCCCGGCAACCCATAGAGTTGGGCGAGTTCCGGAATCCATAAAGAATCTAAGACGACACCCCGGGGAAAAGTTCCTTCATGGATGGCCGCCACAATGATGGTCTTGGCAGTTAACATGCGGGCATTAAGCCCCTCGGCCCAAAGAATCCCGCTCCGGCCACCATAGGACTTTTTAAAAGGTAAGAGTTCCCATAATTCTTCGATGAGATCGACTCGCGGTGGGATGTGCCACTGATCATAAATCACCCAGTCCCGACACGCTGTGAGCGTGCGGCTTAAATCATCTATATCGTGAAAACGGGCCGCGTCATCAACCAGTTCAACCAGTTCTTGCCACAAATGAATTTGTCGCAACTGTTCACTAAAGCGGTGCACATACCCCAGTGCGTCAGAAGCACTGCGCCCGTGCTCCTCTATGACTTCGAGCCAAAGCCGTTTTGTGGCCTCATCTCCTTGGTTTTGAACCAGCCGCCAAAAAGCGGCCCATACATTCTTCGCTTGGGAGAGAACCGGATCCTTTTCGCGGAATATCACACCCCGTCTTTTTGCCAAACGCATGAGCGAAGTGGAATCCATGCCCCCCAAAACCAGCAAGAGATTTTCTCCCTGGCGACTGGCAACCTGGTCGATTATGCTGTGCAACATTAAGGTACCAGGCCTGACAGAAATGGCCGATTGACGTGGCTTTTTGGCATTCTCCGGCAACATTTCAACGATTGCCCCTTGCTCCCGCCATTTTTTAATCCAATCTTCGGCCAGGCTATTATCATAATGCGTCAACCAAGGCGTGTAGACGATGATAGAATAATGGTGCGACAAGGCATGAAGCAGTTGCCACTGGGATTCATGGGCTTCCACATAGCCATAAATCGCCAGCGAAGCCATATCCCCTGTCACCAATGGGGCCTGACTCGCATATTGATAAACTCGAAACTCATCGTAGAGAGATTCGGGCCAAATATCTTCAAGCCAGCGTAATATCAGGGGCCAGGGAATACCATCAAAGGATGGGAGGACAATTTGTCGCCTGCGCAGTTCTAAGACATGCCGGATAATATTAAGATAAATACCCGGGACTTGGTGAGGCAGTTCCTGGTGCAAATCCCGAGCAAGGAGTGAGGCCAACGCCTTTTCCATGCCAATGGGCGCAATTTTTGCCCCCTGTGGCAGCAGGGAACGGGCAAAGTCCCACAAACTTTCAATCCGTGGCATCTGGCGCATCTGGGGTACCATGGCCTTGAGCAATCCATACAAGAACTGGGCCAACGTCTCATTAGGAACCATTGTTGGCCCCGCCAAAGCCCCCTGACGATAGTCGGACAGCCACCGTTCCTGTAATTGGCGAGGGGAGCCCAAAATAACTTTAATCAATCCCGTATTCCTCCCACGCGACGTTTCGTTTTTTATACAATACGTTTTACCAGACTGAAATCCCTGCATGAAGCCATGGGTAGAAAAGAGGCGGATTACTGTGATACAGATGATTGCATGCGATTTGGATGGCACGCTGTTAAACCAAGAGATTCATGTCCAGCCTAAGGCGGCGCAGTTATTGCGTCAATTATGGCATAATGGCATTCATGTAATTATCGCCACAGGAAGAAGCTGGCGTACGGCACTCAAAGCACAACAAGAACTCGGAATTACCGGAGCCATTGTCGCGCATAACGGTGCCTATGTCTTTGATCCCTCAAAACATCCTGCCGATTTATACCGCCATGGCATTCCCCGGCCCCGGGCTCAAGAAATGTTTGAGTGGTCCTTTCGCCATCAAGCCCATATGCGGTTTTATTTAGGTTATCAACAACCTGTGTTGTTAACTCGGTTGCCTGATGATTATGACCGCTGGCAAAAGCCCAGTGATCGTTTAGTCAGTCCAGGCACTGTGATTCCCCGGCAACCTTTAGAAATTTTGCTGCTGGGACAGAAGAGCGTTGATCAATTTATTCAAGACTTTGGTCTGATTGGCCCCGATTATGAATTGACCATTTTCGATCATGGCCACTACCGAGAGGTCAACATCTGCGCTCCTGGTGTCACCAAAGCGGAAGGATTAGAAAAGCTGGCCCATCACTACCATATTGCCCGCCAAAACATTTTAGCCATTGGCGACGGGCTAAATGATGTCCCTATGCTGAAGTGGGCCGGTATCGGCATCGCGGTGGGTCAGGGATTACCAGAATGCCACCTGGTGGCCGATTACGTCACCCCCACAGGCAGCGATGACCCTGTCACCGCCGCGATTTTATGGGC is a window encoding:
- a CDS encoding PD-(D/E)XK nuclease family protein — translated: MIKVILGSPRQLQERWLSDYRQGALAGPTMVPNETLAQFLYGLLKAMVPQMRQMPRIESLWDFARSLLPQGAKIAPIGMEKALASLLARDLHQELPHQVPGIYLNIIRHVLELRRRQIVLPSFDGIPWPLILRWLEDIWPESLYDEFRVYQYASQAPLVTGDMASLAIYGYVEAHESQWQLLHALSHHYSIIVYTPWLTHYDNSLAEDWIKKWREQGAIVEMLPENAKKPRQSAISVRPGTLMLHSIIDQVASRQGENLLLVLGGMDSTSLMRLAKRRGVIFREKDPVLSQAKNVWAAFWRLVQNQGDEATKRLWLEVIEEHGRSASDALGYVHRFSEQLRQIHLWQELVELVDDAARFHDIDDLSRTLTACRDWVIYDQWHIPPRVDLIEELWELLPFKKSYGGRSGILWAEGLNARMLTAKTIIVAAIHEGTFPRGVVLDSLWIPELAQLYGLPGPDHAHQQDLHLLHVLIESAEQEICWVVPQYDDEKLWWPEGLAPEEEFDGPDQVPISSATRNMAKIRDWYVSHYDSEVLDAYQGMIGQELAEALWPHEVTPTALEQYGTCPLAFFYEQVLGLKSPWDEDLYTISPSVKGQWMHKVLELAVKSDQPITAQRLRQFVEEIAARIPPKNKVLQAVLSHVKDDVVRDLLQVWPLIAPSSSDIVDTEYPLQWTLYTEAGSWQVKGRLDRVDYAKDGTITITDYKTGILKNPDKIAANNLQLPLYYEGMRHHVSEGAIVAQVQGISAKNQFVRRLLSLDGAQDDTALQLVNQIASRVKQGEFFPLPRLQDDPCRICAYVQLCSADIKGIRRRKKAPDDEYWQLWED
- a CDS encoding Cof-type HAD-IIB family hydrolase; protein product: MIACDLDGTLLNQEIHVQPKAAQLLRQLWHNGIHVIIATGRSWRTALKAQQELGITGAIVAHNGAYVFDPSKHPADLYRHGIPRPRAQEMFEWSFRHQAHMRFYLGYQQPVLLTRLPDDYDRWQKPSDRLVSPGTVIPRQPLEILLLGQKSVDQFIQDFGLIGPDYELTIFDHGHYREVNICAPGVTKAEGLEKLAHHYHIARQNILAIGDGLNDVPMLKWAGIGIAVGQGLPECHLVADYVTPTGSDDPVTAAILWAEQQGLLGPLSHQQVF